One part of the Ictidomys tridecemlineatus isolate mIctTri1 unplaced genomic scaffold, mIctTri1.hap1 Scaffold_236, whole genome shotgun sequence genome encodes these proteins:
- the LOC144373110 gene encoding olfactory receptor 14C36-like yields MANATMVTKFLLLGYPDGWDLSFLYFTIFSMTYLGTLLGNLLIITVTTADQHLHTPMYFFLRNLSILDVCYTSITVPNACVNSLTGNWAISVAGCATQIFLVIFCACVEYLFLTIMAWDRYVAICQPLQYPLIIDAQFCVRMTLASLLSGLLYACMHTGNTFRLSFCQSNIVHQFFCDVPSLLRLSCSDTTSNMVLLLFSAVVVCGGCFLFIAVSYIRIFSAVLKFPTRALGKAFSTCTPHILVFSLFFSSGTAVYLRSSATSDTLQDLVLSAFYTMVPPFLNPLIYSLRNKQVKDAVRRVMVKQLFSKK; encoded by the coding sequence ATGGCCAATGCTACCATGGTAACTAAATTTCTCCTCCTGGGCTATCCTGATGGCTGGGATCTGAGTTTCCTCTATTTCACAATATTCTCGATGACCTACCTGGGGACCTTGTTAGGGAACCTtctcatcatcactgtcaccactgCTGACCAGCAcctgcacacacccatgtacttcttcctcaggaACCTGTCCATCTTAGATGTGTGCTACACTTCCATCACTGTCCCCAATGCCTGTGTCAACTCCCTCACTGGCAACTGGGCCATTTCAGTGGCTGGCTGTGCAACACAGATCTTCTTGGTCATTTTCTGCGCATGTGTTGAATATCTGTTTCTCACCATCATGGCCTgggaccgctatgtggccatctgccagcCACTCCAGTACCCCCTCATCATTGACGCCCAGTTTTGTGTCCGCATGACTCTAGCTTCCCTACTCAGTGGCCTGCTGTATGCATGTATGCACACTGGGAACACATTCCGGCTGTCCTTCTGCCAGTCAAACATTGTCCACCAGTTCTTCTGTGATGTCCCCTCTCTGCTGAGGCTCTCTTGTTCTGACACCACCAGCAACATggtcctccttcttttctctgctGTGGTTGTTTGTGGTGGCtgcttcctttttattgctgtgtcATACATTCGCATATTTTCTGCTGTGCTGAAATTTCCAACCAGAGCCCTagggaaggccttctccacctgcaccCCTCACATCCTCGTGTTTTCCTTGTTCTTCAGTTCTGGCACAGCTGTGTACCTGAGGTCCTCAGCAACCTCTGACACCCTCCAGGACCTGGTTCTTTCTGCCTTTTACACCATGGTTCCTCCCTTCCTGAATCCTCTCATCTACAGTCTCAGGAACAAGCAGGTAAAGGACGCTGTGAGGAGAGTAATGGTTAAACAATTGTtctcaaaaaaatga